One Keratinibaculum paraultunense genomic window carries:
- the ruvB gene encoding Holliday junction branch migration DNA helicase RuvB yields the protein MGKDKERIVTGTIQDEDLENEISLRPKWIHEYIGQDKVKEKLKIFIEAAKGRKEPLDHVLLYGPPGLGKTTLANIIANEMGVSIRVTSGPAIERPGDLASILTNLGEDDVLFIDEIHRLNRTVEEILYPAMEDYALDIIIGKGPSARSVRLDLSRFTLIGATTRAGLLTSPLRDRFGVVLNLDLYDDQSLQKIVKRSAKILNVKIDDLGAMEIAKRSRGTPRIANRLLKRVRDYAQVVENGVITCDVAKRGLEVLEIDEIGLDEVDKKLILSIIENFDGGPVGLDTLSAATGEERTTIEDVYEPYLLQIGFINRTPRGRIVTKKAYEHFNIKYEEK from the coding sequence ATGGGTAAGGATAAAGAAAGAATAGTAACTGGAACAATTCAAGATGAAGATTTAGAAAATGAAATAAGTTTAAGACCTAAATGGATTCATGAATACATTGGACAAGATAAGGTAAAAGAAAAGTTAAAAATATTTATTGAAGCTGCTAAAGGTAGAAAGGAACCTTTGGATCATGTATTATTATATGGACCTCCAGGTTTAGGAAAAACTACTTTAGCTAATATTATTGCTAATGAGATGGGGGTTAGTATCAGGGTTACTTCTGGACCAGCAATAGAAAGACCAGGAGATTTAGCTAGTATATTGACTAATTTAGGAGAAGATGATGTATTATTTATAGATGAAATTCATAGACTTAATAGGACTGTAGAGGAAATATTATACCCAGCTATGGAAGATTATGCTTTGGATATTATAATAGGCAAAGGTCCCAGTGCTAGATCAGTTCGATTGGATCTTTCTAGGTTTACTTTAATAGGTGCTACTACCAGAGCAGGTTTATTGACTTCACCTTTAAGAGATAGATTTGGGGTAGTGTTAAACTTAGATCTTTATGATGATCAGAGTTTACAAAAGATAGTCAAGCGATCTGCTAAAATTTTGAATGTAAAAATAGATGATTTAGGAGCTATGGAGATTGCTAAAAGGTCTAGGGGAACCCCTAGAATAGCCAATAGATTACTTAAGCGAGTAAGGGATTATGCACAAGTAGTAGAGAATGGGGTTATAACTTGTGATGTAGCAAAGCGAGGTTTAGAAGTTTTAGAGATAGACGAAATAGGATTAGACGAGGTTGATAAAAAACTTATACTTAGTATAATAGAAAATTTTGATGGTGGTCCAGTTGGTCTTGATACTTTATCAGCAGCTACAGGAGAAGAGCGGACTACCATAGAAGATGTATATGAACCTTATCTATTACAAATAGGATTTATAAATAGAACTCCTAGAGGTAGAATTGTTACCAAAAAAGCATATGAACATTTTAATATTAAATATGAAGAGAAGTAG
- the ruvA gene encoding Holliday junction branch migration protein RuvA — MYEYIIGEVMEIKEDYIVLENNGIGYRVFTSKHSINNLSINQTITMYIYFNLREDGVYLYGFTTEEELNMFNKLLLVSKIGPKVGLNILSTLTPNEIKSAIINKDTDILCNAPGVGEKTAGRIILELKDRIDATDVDTIEDVEILNDNSDINIAINGLISLGYTRKEIDWALNKLDISSMDTEDIIKEVLRRLSR; from the coding sequence TTGTATGAATATATAATAGGAGAAGTAATGGAAATTAAAGAAGACTATATAGTATTAGAAAACAATGGGATAGGATATAGGGTATTTACTTCTAAACATTCAATAAATAATTTAAGTATAAATCAAACAATAACTATGTATATATATTTTAACTTAAGGGAAGATGGTGTATATCTTTATGGTTTTACTACCGAAGAAGAATTAAATATGTTTAATAAACTTCTTTTAGTGTCTAAGATAGGACCTAAAGTAGGATTAAATATATTATCCACTTTAACTCCTAATGAGATAAAATCTGCTATTATAAATAAAGATACTGATATATTATGTAATGCACCAGGTGTTGGGGAGAAAACTGCTGGTAGGATTATATTAGAATTAAAGGATAGGATTGATGCTACAGATGTAGATACTATTGAAGATGTGGAAATATTAAATGACAACAGTGATATTAATATAGCAATTAATGGTCTTATTTCATTAGGATATACTAGGAAAGAGATAGATTGGGCGTTAAATAAATTAGATATTTCAAGTATGGATACTGAAGATATAATAAAGGAAGTGCTTAGAAGATTATCAAGATAG
- the ruvC gene encoding crossover junction endodeoxyribonuclease RuvC gives MVILGVDPGLAIVGYGVIQVKGNRYKTIDYGCITTEADVLLPERLKIIYDELSSIIDKYNPRDLAMEELFFNKNVKTAINVGQARGVEILAAVNKGIDVYEYTPLQIKQSVVGYGRAEKRQVQEMVKILLNLKEIPKPDDAADALAVAICHSSCLNFKDMFKMK, from the coding sequence ATGGTAATTTTAGGAGTAGATCCAGGATTAGCAATAGTTGGATATGGAGTAATTCAAGTTAAAGGAAATAGATATAAGACTATTGACTATGGATGTATAACAACAGAGGCTGATGTTTTACTCCCTGAAAGATTAAAAATAATATATGATGAATTGAGCTCTATTATAGACAAATATAATCCGAGAGATTTGGCAATGGAAGAATTATTTTTTAATAAAAATGTTAAAACAGCTATAAATGTAGGACAAGCAAGAGGAGTTGAGATATTAGCTGCTGTAAATAAAGGGATTGATGTGTACGAGTATACACCTTTGCAGATAAAGCAAAGTGTTGTTGGTTATGGTAGAGCTGAAAAAAGACAAGTTCAAGAGATGGTAAAAATATTGTTAAATTTAAAGGAAATACCTAAACCTGATGATGCAGCTGATGCATTAGCAGTAGCCATATGTCATAGCAGTTGCTTAAATTTTAAGGATATGTTTAAAATGAAATAA
- a CDS encoding BofC C-terminal domain-containing protein gives MKKYNPILIFLFCGILFFASFICGYKMMSKTNRELVLEDDDSYKKQKELEILGEEERISPNTFIEKKVYYKQCEHSITKLDNVSEEIVNLTETQFREYIKENYPNIKILSFSPKKIVLKEERNHLCPNHYIIGESDGKIAIYRINEEGSKYLDRVFKDYPISLLKEIDQEKLKNGIIVDSEEELSDVLENFIS, from the coding sequence ATGAAAAAATACAATCCTATTTTAATATTTCTTTTTTGTGGGATACTTTTTTTTGCAAGTTTCATATGTGGCTATAAAATGATGAGTAAAACTAATAGAGAACTTGTTCTTGAAGATGATGATAGTTATAAAAAACAGAAAGAATTAGAAATACTTGGAGAAGAGGAGAGAATATCTCCAAATACTTTTATAGAAAAAAAAGTTTATTATAAACAATGTGAGCATAGTATTACTAAATTAGACAATGTAAGTGAAGAAATAGTAAATTTAACGGAAACACAATTTAGAGAATATATTAAAGAAAATTATCCTAATATAAAAATATTATCTTTTTCTCCAAAAAAGATAGTATTAAAAGAAGAACGTAATCATTTATGCCCTAATCATTATATTATAGGTGAATCTGACGGTAAAATAGCAATATATAGAATAAATGAAGAAGGAAGTAAATATTTAGACAGAGTATTTAAGGATTATCCTATCTCCTTATTAAAAGAAATAGATCAAGAAAAATTAAAAAATGGGATTATAGTAGATAGTGAAGAAGAGTTATCAGATGTATTAGAGAATTTTATAAGTTAA
- a CDS encoding CBS domain-containing protein, whose protein sequence is MYVRNHMLPKDKLITVQLKENVKSALDKIIEGDFLSLPVLDGDEFKGIIMKEAIYRTYFEGNYDDREKFLLNTTVEELYNDEYKSIKEYELIENASYLLKELRTPFLPVFDKRGNFVGILTHFAIFNAFAEIFGFDKGTRIVVYMFDIPGQLAKLTEVLKKEDINILNFAVMDAKVLGVYKVVLRVDTENVERLIDKIEKAGFKVGDIVK, encoded by the coding sequence ATGTATGTAAGAAATCATATGTTGCCAAAAGATAAGCTGATAACTGTTCAGTTAAAGGAGAATGTAAAAAGTGCTCTAGACAAGATAATTGAAGGAGATTTTTTATCTCTTCCAGTTCTTGATGGCGATGAGTTTAAAGGCATTATAATGAAAGAAGCTATTTATAGAACATATTTTGAAGGTAATTACGATGATAGAGAAAAATTTTTATTAAATACGACAGTTGAAGAATTATATAATGATGAGTATAAGTCTATAAAAGAATATGAATTGATAGAAAATGCTTCTTATCTTTTAAAAGAATTAAGAACTCCTTTTTTACCTGTATTTGATAAAAGAGGAAATTTTGTTGGAATATTAACTCATTTTGCTATTTTTAATGCATTTGCTGAGATATTTGGTTTTGATAAAGGGACAAGAATTGTTGTCTATATGTTTGATATTCCAGGGCAATTAGCAAAATTAACAGAAGTTCTAAAAAAAGAAGATATAAATATTTTAAATTTTGCAGTAATGGATGCAAAGGTATTAGGTGTTTACAAAGTTGTATTACGAGTTGATACAGAAAATGTAGAGAGATTAATAGATAAAATAGAAAAAGCAGGTTTTAAAGTAGGAGATATTGTAAAATAA
- a CDS encoding endolytic transglycosylase MltG: protein MFSKNKFPYIVLGLGIGILLTNIIYVFNPVVEYKDYSEAEIVELASELGMVFIKESIDTSDIKDSKKKQEKIILIVEEGDSLGDVSNRLFELGIVDSAERFHNYAKEKGLERKIRIGTYELMPNQNYDDILDILTK from the coding sequence ATGTTTAGTAAAAATAAATTCCCATATATTGTTTTAGGATTAGGAATTGGAATTTTATTGACCAATATAATATATGTTTTTAATCCAGTAGTTGAATATAAAGATTATTCGGAAGCGGAAATAGTTGAACTAGCTTCTGAGCTAGGTATGGTATTTATAAAGGAGAGCATTGATACTTCAGACATAAAGGATAGTAAAAAGAAGCAGGAAAAAATAATCCTTATTGTTGAAGAAGGTGATTCTTTAGGAGATGTATCAAATAGACTTTTTGAGTTAGGAATAGTTGATAGTGCTGAAAGGTTTCATAATTATGCAAAAGAAAAAGGGTTAGAAAGGAAAATAAGAATTGGTACTTATGAATTAATGCCAAATCAAAATTATGATGATATATTGGATATATTAACTAAGTGA
- the asnA gene encoding aspartate--ammonia ligase: MDKLDVRETQIAIKLIKDFFERELANSLNLIRVSAPLFVKTDTGLNDNLTGVERPVTFNMRKYNQQLEIIQSLAKWKRIALKKYDFNVGEGIYTDMNAIRPDERLSPIHSIYVDQWDWEKVISKEDRNEDFLKYTVKTIFDVFKKTEKMINGIYPFLEKKLPEEITFITTQELEDLYPCYSPKDRERFIAKKHKAVFLMKIGGKLKSGIPHDKRAPDYDDWELNGDILFWNPVLEDAIELSSMGIRVNKNSLKRQMQEAGREKEMKLSYHKMLLEDKLPQTIGGGIGQSRICMFFLEKKHIGQVQASVWPEDIIEECERNNIFLL, encoded by the coding sequence ATGGATAAGTTAGATGTTAGGGAAACTCAAATAGCAATTAAGCTTATAAAGGATTTTTTTGAAAGAGAATTAGCAAATAGTTTAAATTTAATCAGGGTATCAGCTCCTTTATTTGTAAAAACAGATACAGGATTAAATGACAACTTAACTGGTGTTGAAAGACCAGTTACATTTAATATGAGAAAATATAATCAGCAGTTAGAAATAATACAATCTTTAGCAAAATGGAAAAGAATAGCATTGAAAAAATATGATTTTAATGTTGGAGAAGGTATATATACAGATATGAATGCAATTAGACCAGATGAAAGGTTAAGTCCTATTCATTCTATATATGTAGATCAATGGGATTGGGAAAAAGTTATATCTAAAGAAGATAGAAATGAAGATTTTCTTAAATACACAGTAAAAACTATTTTTGATGTATTTAAGAAAACTGAGAAAATGATAAATGGAATATATCCTTTTTTAGAGAAAAAATTACCAGAAGAAATTACATTTATTACTACTCAAGAGCTAGAAGATCTTTATCCTTGTTATAGCCCTAAAGATAGAGAAAGGTTTATAGCTAAGAAGCATAAAGCAGTTTTTTTAATGAAAATTGGTGGAAAATTAAAATCAGGTATTCCACATGACAAGAGGGCTCCTGATTATGATGATTGGGAGTTAAATGGAGATATATTATTTTGGAATCCAGTGTTGGAGGATGCAATAGAATTATCTAGTATGGGTATAAGAGTAAATAAAAATAGCTTAAAGAGACAAATGCAAGAAGCAGGAAGGGAAAAAGAAATGAAATTATCTTATCATAAAATGCTATTAGAGGATAAATTACCACAAACTATTGGAGGTGGTATAGGTCAATCTCGCATATGTATGTTTTTTTTAGAGAAAAAGCATATAGGACAAGTTCAAGCTTCTGTGTGGCCTGAAGATATAATAGAAGAATGTGAAAGAAACAATATATTTTTACTTTAA
- a CDS encoding DUF3006 domain-containing protein — protein sequence MKGIIDRFEGDRVLLELKDGIVSFDRELFPENAKEGDIVEYVDNRFVIRVEETLEREKYINQLFKSLVEKDK from the coding sequence GTGAAGGGTATAATCGATAGGTTTGAGGGTGATAGGGTTCTATTAGAATTAAAAGATGGGATTGTAAGTTTTGATAGAGAGCTATTTCCTGAAAATGCTAAAGAAGGAGATATTGTAGAGTATGTAGACAATAGATTCGTTATTAGAGTTGAAGAAACCCTGGAAAGAGAAAAATATATTAATCAATTATTTAAATCTTTAGTAGAAAAGGATAAATAA